Proteins encoded in a region of the Isosphaeraceae bacterium EP7 genome:
- a CDS encoding c-type cytochrome, translating to MQSRLAAILLLSLATMNGTALAVDVGVAQVDISPDGPIRLHGYLGRSGPSKGIDQPIRAKAIAIGSDAQGPVLLLSADLLGVTDDLVADLSARLQKKVGLPRERLTVSASHTHSAPCITGLAPNIFGRKYTDLEQSTIDRYTVGLADKLEKVCLDALAARSPATLGWSQGSVDFAENRRTKGGPVDHSVPVLVARGTDGKPRAVLVNYACHCTTMDPSENTIHADWAGVAQAAIERDHPGVVALTIVGCGADANPKLRGTPGKAVVNAHGEKLGKEVARLIAGPLKPLEGPPAATLKSFRLPFDTLPTREQYLETIKAGGAPGYNASNYLKQLEAGTPPIDSIPYSVQTWAFDDDLLMVFLPGEVVVDYVLRLKKELDPARLWVVAYTNDDPCYIPSERILREGGYEAIGAMAYYGWPTRLKPGVEDAIIAQVLAISPPKFHAKAQAPVKGTAPKTPDQSRRSIKLPPGLKAELVAAEPLVTSPVAIDWGGDGSLWVCEMYDYPTGLDRKFKPGGRVKRLRDADGDGRYDTATTLLDDLPFPTGIMAWRKGVLICAAPEILYAEDTDGDGKADIRRVLFEGFNSENYQARINGLHLGLDGLVHAANGLLGGSIRSTLTGQVVDLGGRDLRFDPDRGTVEPVSGLSQQGRVRDDWGNAFGCSNSALANHFPFPDDAARRNPRVATPDPSVYVPRSEDPNKLYPASTPQERFNHPESLNYATSACGICIYRGDSLGPEYQNNLFVCEPVHNLVHRETLTDDGVTFAGQRALTPDNQEFFASTDPWSRPVQARTGPDGALYVVDMYRHVIEHPRWISPDQLATLDVRAGADLGRIYRVTRQADASRHAPASLETLDTPALAAALDDSSGTRRDTVHRLLLHRADTLAVPTLARLAANSPRPSVRLQALGILDTLGSLPDTLLIASFKDFDARVRRHAVLLSGRRVAGRSIILEGLLALESDPALIVRYQLALSLGASNDPHSAAALARIALRDPEDEWIRGAVLSSAFRLPAEVLSAVLGAAGQGTPDSRLVSPLVATLAAAPATPGTAKALAGLFPLLAKLDPEHPQTWRLSALAELAESRHLDLSPLLPTFGVARQIVGRESIPDDDRALAVRLLGREPRKLPADLALVSSFLTAEAPPALRSAAIARLARIDDPDAGARLLAAWPALPPADRGDLLDALLARPGSTSLLLDALAKNLIPAGSIDAGRRKQLVDHPDDAIRARAQTLPGLGRDTARAELVAARLEEGSGAGSVEKGAVVFGRLCSTCHKLGGVGHEVGPDLAALTDLSPQGLLAAIFDPNRDVDARYVEASAALSDGRVLSGILASETANAVTLKSAGGRLDVLLRADIEALKFGGKSLMPEGLERDLKPGELADLVAYLRGQGAAPRSFPGNTPRTVAQQADGSIRLVASAASIYGDTLAFEPEHANLGFWSSPSDRASWSLDVAREGTYTLSIEWACPDESAGNRYLIRIPGREFSSVVGPTAPGSWDRYRTAFVAEVHLDAGRQTLDIRADGPINNAVFDLKTVLLTPRNDGAQPASKD from the coding sequence ATGCAATCCCGGCTCGCGGCAATCCTTCTGCTCTCCCTCGCGACGATGAATGGAACGGCCCTGGCCGTCGACGTCGGGGTCGCGCAGGTCGACATTTCTCCCGATGGGCCCATCCGCCTGCACGGCTACCTCGGACGTTCCGGCCCCTCCAAGGGGATCGACCAGCCGATCCGCGCCAAGGCGATCGCCATCGGATCGGACGCCCAGGGGCCCGTCCTGCTCCTCTCGGCGGACCTCCTCGGGGTCACCGACGACCTCGTCGCCGACCTCTCGGCCCGGCTCCAGAAGAAGGTCGGCCTGCCCCGAGAACGGCTCACCGTCTCCGCCTCGCACACCCACAGCGCCCCCTGCATCACGGGCCTCGCGCCGAATATCTTCGGACGAAAGTATACCGATCTCGAGCAGTCCACGATCGATCGCTACACGGTCGGCCTCGCGGACAAGCTGGAGAAGGTCTGCCTGGACGCCCTCGCCGCCCGATCCCCGGCCACCCTCGGCTGGTCGCAAGGCTCGGTCGACTTCGCCGAGAACCGCCGGACCAAGGGCGGCCCCGTCGATCACTCCGTCCCGGTCCTCGTCGCCCGCGGGACGGACGGCAAGCCCCGCGCGGTGCTCGTCAATTACGCATGCCATTGCACCACCATGGACCCATCGGAGAACACGATTCACGCCGACTGGGCCGGCGTCGCGCAGGCCGCCATCGAGCGTGACCACCCCGGCGTCGTCGCCCTGACCATCGTCGGCTGCGGGGCCGACGCCAACCCCAAGCTTCGAGGCACGCCCGGCAAGGCCGTCGTCAACGCCCACGGAGAGAAGCTCGGCAAGGAGGTTGCGCGACTCATCGCCGGCCCGCTGAAACCCCTGGAAGGTCCCCCCGCCGCGACTCTCAAGTCGTTCCGCCTCCCATTCGACACCCTCCCCACCCGCGAGCAGTATCTCGAAACCATCAAGGCCGGCGGTGCCCCAGGCTACAACGCATCCAACTATCTGAAGCAGCTTGAGGCCGGAACGCCCCCCATCGATTCCATCCCCTACTCCGTCCAGACCTGGGCCTTCGATGACGACCTCTTGATGGTCTTCCTCCCCGGCGAGGTCGTGGTCGACTACGTCCTGCGTCTCAAGAAGGAACTCGATCCCGCCCGGCTCTGGGTCGTCGCATACACAAATGACGATCCCTGCTATATCCCCTCCGAGCGCATCCTGCGCGAAGGCGGCTACGAGGCCATCGGCGCGATGGCTTACTACGGCTGGCCCACCCGTCTCAAGCCCGGCGTCGAGGACGCGATCATCGCGCAGGTCCTCGCCATCTCGCCGCCGAAGTTCCACGCGAAGGCGCAAGCCCCGGTCAAAGGGACCGCTCCCAAGACGCCCGATCAGTCGCGCAGGTCGATCAAGCTCCCGCCCGGCCTGAAGGCCGAACTCGTCGCTGCCGAGCCCCTGGTCACCTCCCCAGTCGCCATCGACTGGGGGGGGGACGGCTCGCTCTGGGTCTGCGAGATGTACGACTACCCCACAGGCCTCGACCGCAAGTTCAAGCCCGGAGGCCGCGTCAAGCGGCTCAGGGACGCCGACGGCGACGGCCGATATGACACCGCGACGACCCTCCTCGACGACCTCCCCTTCCCCACCGGGATCATGGCCTGGCGTAAGGGCGTGCTCATCTGTGCCGCCCCCGAGATCCTCTACGCCGAGGACACCGACGGCGACGGCAAGGCCGACATCCGCAGGGTGCTCTTCGAAGGCTTCAACTCCGAGAACTATCAGGCTCGCATCAACGGACTCCACCTCGGCCTCGACGGCCTGGTCCACGCCGCCAACGGGCTGCTCGGCGGGTCGATCAGGTCCACCCTCACCGGCCAGGTCGTCGACCTCGGCGGCCGTGACCTCCGGTTCGACCCCGACCGCGGCACCGTCGAGCCCGTCTCGGGCCTCAGCCAGCAGGGCCGGGTCCGCGACGACTGGGGCAACGCCTTCGGGTGCAGCAACAGCGCCCTGGCCAATCACTTCCCCTTCCCCGACGACGCCGCGCGACGTAATCCGCGCGTCGCCACCCCCGACCCGTCCGTCTACGTCCCCCGATCCGAGGACCCCAACAAGCTCTATCCGGCGAGCACCCCGCAGGAGCGATTCAACCACCCCGAGAGCCTGAATTACGCCACTTCAGCGTGCGGGATCTGCATTTACCGGGGCGACTCCCTCGGCCCCGAATACCAGAACAACCTCTTCGTCTGCGAGCCCGTCCACAACCTCGTTCACCGCGAGACCCTCACCGACGACGGCGTCACATTCGCCGGTCAACGCGCACTCACCCCAGACAATCAAGAATTCTTCGCCTCCACCGACCCCTGGTCCCGGCCCGTCCAGGCCCGCACCGGTCCCGACGGCGCCCTCTACGTCGTCGACATGTACCGGCACGTCATCGAACACCCTCGCTGGATCAGCCCCGATCAGCTCGCCACCCTCGACGTCCGCGCCGGCGCCGACCTCGGCCGCATCTATCGCGTCACGCGACAGGCCGACGCCTCGCGCCACGCCCCCGCCAGCCTCGAAACCCTCGACACGCCGGCCCTCGCCGCCGCGCTTGACGATTCCAGCGGCACCCGCCGCGACACCGTCCATCGCTTGCTCCTCCACCGTGCCGACACGCTGGCCGTCCCGACCCTGGCACGCCTCGCCGCCAACTCGCCCCGCCCGAGCGTCCGCCTCCAGGCCCTCGGCATCCTCGACACCCTCGGATCGCTGCCCGACACCCTCCTGATTGCATCGTTCAAGGACTTCGACGCCAGAGTCCGGCGTCACGCAGTCCTTTTGTCGGGGCGCCGCGTCGCCGGCAGATCCATCATCCTCGAAGGCCTCCTGGCCCTCGAATCCGACCCCGCACTCATCGTCCGTTATCAGCTCGCCCTCTCCCTCGGCGCGTCCAATGATCCCCATTCCGCCGCGGCCCTCGCCCGCATCGCCCTCCGCGATCCCGAAGACGAATGGATCCGGGGAGCCGTGCTCAGCTCCGCATTCAGGCTCCCGGCCGAGGTCCTCTCCGCCGTGCTCGGGGCGGCCGGCCAGGGCACGCCCGACTCTCGACTCGTCAGCCCGCTCGTCGCCACGCTGGCCGCGGCGCCCGCCACGCCGGGCACCGCGAAGGCGCTCGCTGGCCTCTTCCCGCTTCTCGCGAAGCTCGATCCGGAGCATCCCCAGACCTGGCGGCTCTCCGCGCTGGCCGAGCTCGCCGAGAGCCGCCACCTCGACCTCTCCCCCCTCCTCCCGACCTTCGGCGTCGCGCGTCAGATCGTCGGACGCGAGTCCATCCCCGACGATGACCGCGCCCTCGCCGTCCGTCTTCTCGGCCGCGAACCTCGCAAGCTCCCCGCCGATCTCGCCCTTGTTTCCAGCTTCCTGACCGCCGAGGCCCCGCCCGCGCTCCGGTCCGCAGCCATCGCCCGGCTCGCCAGGATCGACGACCCTGACGCCGGTGCCAGGCTCCTCGCCGCCTGGCCGGCCCTCCCCCCGGCCGATCGCGGCGACCTGCTCGACGCGCTCCTCGCTCGACCCGGCTCGACGTCACTCCTGCTCGACGCCCTGGCGAAGAACCTGATCCCCGCCGGATCGATCGACGCGGGACGCCGCAAACAGCTCGTCGATCACCCCGACGACGCCATCCGCGCCCGCGCCCAGACGCTCCCCGGCCTCGGCCGCGACACCGCCCGCGCTGAGCTGGTCGCCGCGAGGCTCGAAGAAGGGAGCGGCGCGGGCAGTGTCGAGAAGGGGGCCGTCGTCTTCGGCCGGCTCTGCTCGACCTGCCACAAGCTGGGCGGTGTGGGCCACGAAGTCGGCCCCGACCTGGCCGCGCTCACCGACCTCTCGCCGCAAGGGCTGCTCGCCGCGATCTTCGACCCCAACCGCGACGTCGACGCCCGCTATGTCGAGGCCTCCGCCGCGCTCTCCGATGGCCGCGTCCTGAGCGGAATCCTGGCATCGGAGACCGCCAACGCCGTCACCCTCAAGTCGGCCGGCGGTCGCCTCGACGTCCTCCTCCGCGCCGACATCGAAGCCCTCAAGTTCGGCGGCAAGTCACTCATGCCCGAAGGGCTAGAGCGCGACCTCAAGCCGGGCGAGCTCGCCGACCTCGTCGCCTATCTGAGAGGCCAGGGCGCGGCCCCCAGGTCGTTCCCCGGCAACACGCCCCGCACCGTCGCCCAGCAGGCCGACGGCTCGATCCGGCTGGTGGCGAGCGCCGCATCGATCTATGGAGACACGCTCGCGTTCGAGCCCGAGCATGCGAATCTCGGCTTCTGGTCGTCCCCGAGCGATCGAGCTTCCTGGTCGCTCGACGTCGCCAGGGAGGGAACTTATACCCTCTCGATCGAGTGGGCCTGCCCCGACGAATCGGCCGGAAATCGCTACCTGATCCGCATCCCCGGCCGCGAATTCTCGTCCGTCGTCGGCCCCACGGCCCCCGGTTCGTGGGACCGCTACCGGACCGCCTTCGTCGCCGAGGTCCACCTCGACGCCGGGCGTCAGACGCTGGACATCCGCGCCGACGGGCCCATCAACAACGCCGTCTTCGACCTGAAGACGGTTCTGCTCACCCCCCGCAACGACGGCGCCCAGCCGGCTTCGAAGGATTGA
- a CDS encoding DUF3500 domain-containing protein produces MGVRHEDSGPERGDAGVSRRAFGRTVAGIGAGLASAGGLLPSILTPSMARAEARAAAKGKNAGAETAVKRFYDTLTDEQKSTICFPFEHELRKKINANWSITKPSIGSDFYKPDQRKLLDEVFRGITSPDGYERFITQMDDDSGGFDAYSVAVFGTPGTGEFEWELTGRHLTARADGDSVTGAAFGGPIVYGHGAGDGEKGLPGNVFYYQTQKANEVFKALDGTQRKAALLSKAPKEDSVKVQGAEGSFSGLKVGDMSSDQKELVESVMKVLLAPYRESDTEEAMAILKDGGGVDALRMAFYESDDLGGDHEWDLWRLEAPNFVWHFRGAPHVHCYVNIAKKA; encoded by the coding sequence ATGGGCGTCCGACACGAGGATTCAGGGCCCGAGCGGGGCGACGCGGGGGTTTCCAGGCGTGCGTTCGGGCGCACGGTCGCCGGGATCGGCGCCGGGCTGGCTTCGGCGGGCGGTTTGCTGCCCTCGATCCTGACGCCCTCGATGGCGCGTGCCGAGGCACGGGCGGCGGCGAAGGGGAAAAATGCCGGGGCCGAGACGGCCGTCAAGCGGTTCTATGACACCCTGACGGACGAGCAGAAATCGACGATCTGCTTCCCGTTCGAGCATGAGCTGCGGAAGAAGATCAACGCCAACTGGAGCATCACCAAGCCGTCGATCGGCAGCGACTTCTACAAGCCCGACCAGCGCAAGCTGCTCGACGAGGTCTTCCGCGGAATCACGAGCCCCGACGGCTACGAGCGGTTCATCACGCAGATGGACGACGACTCGGGCGGCTTCGACGCCTACAGCGTGGCGGTCTTCGGCACCCCCGGGACCGGAGAATTCGAATGGGAGCTGACGGGCCGCCACCTGACGGCGCGGGCCGATGGCGACAGCGTCACGGGCGCGGCGTTCGGTGGGCCGATCGTCTACGGCCACGGCGCCGGGGACGGGGAGAAGGGGCTTCCGGGCAACGTCTTCTACTACCAGACGCAGAAGGCCAACGAGGTCTTCAAGGCGCTCGACGGCACCCAGCGCAAGGCCGCCTTGCTCTCCAAGGCCCCCAAGGAAGACAGCGTCAAGGTGCAGGGGGCCGAAGGCTCGTTCTCGGGCCTGAAGGTGGGCGACATGTCGTCCGACCAGAAAGAGCTGGTCGAGAGCGTGATGAAGGTCTTGCTGGCCCCCTATCGTGAGAGCGACACCGAGGAGGCGATGGCGATCTTGAAGGACGGCGGCGGCGTTGACGCCCTGCGCATGGCCTTCTACGAGAGCGACGACCTGGGCGGCGACCACGAGTGGGATCTCTGGAGGCTGGAGGCGCCCAACTTCGTCTGGCACTTCCGCGGGGCCCCGCACGTCCACTGCTATGTGAATATCGCCAAGAAGGCCTGA
- a CDS encoding endonuclease/exonuclease/phosphatase family protein, which translates to MIHQGSRSTTAFALAVLFACSRATLAAGPADHLRVLAWNIWNGGDEAKSATDPAVKAAKQKSIADVIKATEADVVAMVETYGSGQVIADHLGYAFHPRGTNVSILSRWPIKRDLSVYKPFHCVGALIERPDGRQFAVFTAWIHYVDDIWTDPRSRDGRSPADLIAADGPTRAVEVRAILDGIKDQMADLPGVPVILAGDFNSNSHLDYTEANRARFGPPVRWPVTAIIEAAGFRDAYRVANPEADRSKDRTWSPRFPDQIQDRIDFIFWKGDALDVEASTVVDRHATRWPSDHAAVFSRFGMR; encoded by the coding sequence ATGATCCACCAAGGGTCGCGATCCACGACCGCGTTCGCCCTCGCCGTCCTGTTCGCCTGTTCCCGTGCGACCCTCGCGGCAGGTCCCGCCGACCACCTCCGCGTCCTCGCCTGGAACATCTGGAACGGCGGCGACGAGGCCAAGTCGGCGACTGATCCCGCCGTCAAGGCGGCCAAGCAGAAGAGCATCGCCGACGTCATCAAGGCCACGGAGGCCGACGTGGTCGCCATGGTCGAGACCTACGGCAGCGGCCAGGTGATCGCCGACCACCTCGGCTATGCGTTCCACCCGCGCGGCACCAACGTCTCGATCCTCAGCCGCTGGCCCATCAAGCGCGACCTGTCCGTTTACAAGCCGTTCCACTGCGTCGGCGCCCTCATCGAGCGCCCCGACGGCCGGCAATTCGCCGTCTTCACCGCCTGGATTCACTACGTCGACGACATCTGGACCGACCCTCGCTCGCGCGACGGCAGGTCGCCCGCCGACCTCATCGCCGCCGACGGGCCCACCCGCGCCGTCGAGGTGCGTGCGATCCTCGACGGCATCAAGGACCAGATGGCCGACCTTCCAGGCGTCCCGGTCATCCTCGCCGGAGACTTCAACAGCAACTCGCACCTCGATTATACCGAGGCGAATCGAGCCCGATTCGGTCCCCCCGTCCGCTGGCCCGTCACCGCGATCATCGAGGCTGCTGGCTTTCGCGACGCTTACCGCGTCGCCAACCCCGAGGCCGACCGATCGAAGGACCGGACCTGGTCGCCGCGCTTCCCTGATCAGATCCAGGACCGCATCGATTTCATCTTCTGGAAGGGGGATGCCCTCGACGTCGAAGCCTCGACCGTGGTGGACCGCCACGCCACCCGCTGGCCCTCCGACCACGCGGCTGTCTTCTCGCGATTCGGCATGCGTTGA
- a CDS encoding HEAT repeat domain-containing protein, whose protein sequence is MSEGERPRRFGRPSRLAQLTVAMACVVPAGHVALVRGPAWHESVLAWRSAWRVELMAAKLRDTNAAERAAGLDGLITAGPVAEPWLVEAATEEDVEVRLLAIQALGRVSPTPTTAAIDALRANFRNLDVRVRRAAVDVLNRVGVEKVTRARAELYWALDDEDSEVRFHSARLLTRMETEPVEPAIWVLLELLRLPEDSTSFGRMDAVDALRLAGPRAERRAVAELITLVSSKDVSTRRSSVECLERLGPRAAEAVSALEGAMKDEDQAVRCMATLALLEIEVWEERRTRSLLVSLAGSADLPPTVSARVRSIVDSGPLKSNSKFLFRDVVQGIQIGGRDRGSSRFMPLGVNRPSRLGAMP, encoded by the coding sequence ATGAGTGAAGGCGAGAGGCCGAGGCGATTCGGACGACCGTCGCGCCTGGCGCAACTGACGGTCGCGATGGCGTGCGTCGTCCCCGCGGGGCACGTCGCGCTGGTGAGGGGACCGGCCTGGCACGAATCCGTGCTCGCCTGGCGCAGTGCGTGGAGAGTCGAGTTGATGGCCGCGAAGCTGCGCGACACCAACGCGGCGGAGCGCGCGGCGGGGCTCGACGGCCTGATCACGGCGGGCCCCGTGGCCGAACCCTGGCTGGTCGAGGCCGCGACCGAGGAAGACGTCGAGGTGCGCTTGCTGGCGATCCAGGCGCTAGGGCGGGTCTCACCAACGCCGACGACGGCGGCGATCGACGCGTTGCGGGCGAACTTCCGCAATCTCGACGTGCGGGTGAGGCGGGCCGCGGTCGATGTCCTGAACCGGGTCGGCGTCGAGAAGGTCACGCGGGCGCGTGCGGAGCTCTATTGGGCGCTCGACGACGAGGACTCGGAGGTCCGGTTCCACTCGGCACGATTGCTGACGCGGATGGAGACGGAACCGGTCGAACCGGCAATCTGGGTGCTTCTGGAACTCCTGAGATTGCCCGAGGACTCGACTTCGTTCGGGCGAATGGATGCGGTCGATGCCCTGAGGCTCGCGGGGCCGAGGGCCGAGCGGCGGGCCGTGGCCGAGCTCATCACGCTCGTGAGTAGCAAGGATGTGAGCACGCGTCGGTCGTCGGTGGAGTGCCTCGAGCGGCTGGGGCCCAGGGCGGCCGAGGCGGTGTCGGCGCTCGAGGGGGCGATGAAGGATGAGGATCAGGCGGTGCGGTGCATGGCGACGTTGGCGCTCCTCGAGATCGAAGTGTGGGAAGAACGGCGGACGCGATCGCTGCTCGTGAGCCTGGCGGGTTCGGCCGACCTGCCGCCGACGGTCTCGGCCCGAGTGCGTTCGATCGTGGATTCGGGCCCTTTGAAATCGAATTCCAAATTTTTGTTTCGCGACGTCGTGCAAGGGATTCAGATCGGCGGGCGAGATCGCGGCTCCTCTCGATTTATGCCCCTGGGAGTCAACAGGCCGTCGAGGCTGGGCGCCATGCCTTGA
- a CDS encoding DUF1559 domain-containing protein: MKRLLRPDDRASQTRAGFTLIELLVVISIIAVLIALLLPAVQSAREAARRVQCVNNLKQLGLALHNYENGVGAFPPSGKSTYFGSSPPNNQYVDGVGLLPRLLPTLELTTTFNAINFSIEYNHISGGNFTAYSTAIAAFVCPSAVREPSGSRDSPDPADPASMQAGQGYGVTDYAATCATTIDPQGRAGGPCSTPIAIYRNCNARVDGMLKQGKTRISEVTDGLSQTIAVTEDAGRDARFIGAYSENYVTPVLSYTRPVPPGLRRFWRWAEPDGAVVSSSVINNKGTPSHENTQHPQSGTSGADGAGANDEIFGFHPGGVNALMGDGSVKFLKETVNIVVQRSLITPNQGEIISADAY; the protein is encoded by the coding sequence GCTTCTGGTGGTGATCTCGATCATCGCCGTGCTGATCGCGCTGCTGCTGCCGGCGGTGCAGAGCGCACGCGAGGCGGCCAGGCGGGTCCAGTGCGTGAACAATCTCAAGCAGCTCGGGCTGGCGCTCCACAATTATGAGAATGGCGTGGGTGCGTTCCCGCCGTCGGGCAAGTCGACCTATTTCGGGTCGAGCCCGCCCAATAATCAGTACGTCGACGGCGTCGGGCTGCTGCCGAGGTTGCTTCCGACCCTGGAGCTGACCACGACGTTCAACGCCATCAACTTCTCGATCGAATACAACCACATCTCGGGCGGCAACTTCACCGCCTATTCCACCGCGATCGCCGCATTCGTCTGCCCTTCGGCGGTCCGTGAGCCGTCGGGGAGCCGCGACTCGCCCGACCCGGCCGACCCGGCTTCGATGCAGGCGGGCCAGGGATATGGTGTGACCGATTACGCCGCCACCTGCGCGACGACCATCGACCCGCAGGGGCGGGCGGGCGGGCCTTGCAGCACTCCGATTGCCATCTACCGCAACTGCAATGCGCGGGTGGACGGGATGCTGAAGCAGGGGAAGACGCGGATTTCCGAGGTGACCGACGGCCTCAGCCAGACGATCGCCGTGACCGAGGACGCGGGGCGTGACGCGCGGTTCATCGGGGCCTACTCGGAGAACTACGTGACGCCGGTGCTCTCGTATACCCGGCCGGTGCCGCCGGGACTGCGTCGATTCTGGCGCTGGGCCGAACCCGACGGCGCGGTCGTCTCGTCGTCGGTGATCAATAACAAGGGAACCCCCAGCCACGAGAACACGCAGCACCCCCAGTCGGGCACGTCCGGGGCCGACGGAGCCGGGGCAAACGACGAGATCTTTGGGTTCCACCCCGGCGGCGTCAACGCGCTGATGGGCGACGGCTCGGTCAAGTTCCTCAAGGAGACGGTCAATATCGTCGTCCAGCGCTCGCTGATCACGCCCAATCAGGGTGAGATCATCTCGGCTGACGCGTACTGA